In a genomic window of Besnoitia besnoiti strain Bb-Ger1 chromosome XI, whole genome shotgun sequence:
- a CDS encoding hypothetical protein (encoded by transcript BESB_020650), whose translation MATKPAGGGRGVLKSALSGGRNDAKGVAPSAVGKASGRGGKPSRDATRNPLLSVALEPEVTCPCRVHPPRLHSATLVVVRDEEPKSADAAVPSIAEEDGREQNACDISAQLAAALEKLHTPGREASTQNAAPNATQNASAEEGSENAPGCAGSGSDAAAASEEDFVRSLAQARGDYLAAVERRAFNALKRAAMEREDSPRPPQVSPRPQSFRAASGEDGGSRLRSPTADSAKKPPLASSVSLHDRDTGDDAAASPAGGADEAARAAGRGGAAVEQLDVLFVLSGIPWSAELLAACDKQIELDCVVFLTRGSAERLHERTRGGHDLPAELRLFYKAINQARPEAMLANTIMETMTNVTNEFLQTQGWPQLAQRALQVIQHKEAFSRFLVTTKTLAFSTFAVAPAALKNSGTPQEAASDKVLNSSNLGSDLDRGGRRVGAKREDDGAVAGHEDEKKKGKKKKPAGKKEAEDDRDKSAPDPGGAHSAFADWAKAPTGAREGAHSCRPRSPVRGSDLPFLARRLALRWDLNLRTRLKLLSTSGESARVPRLYDVLFSRIAPEHHDAALFLRCLMEQVAENADADLAQSRSSSAVVAGEKPRQQVSLDPLFPPTGAGEDATASGAPAHSVVPYRDRLRRRLHGQRAQFAADESETPLTELARGLYGSARVLENRLPPEASALAAPDPRRTALRCRMYPFFPDLPPKQIDHLFLLSEFETLLKSVSPTARLSDFAESRVFYERLTAADLVDTLSQATQNGATCIAKRYVPRSDLLLLAVYHREAPGLVRWRAWASRTAAPRLDLNSFLRLLRAAEFERDSSSGGGEAESLLPAVLLELDSERHGNICGLEQTVTPHADTVISGVTFSSGTATRFPFPDLKRLQHDEEKAKKEAEQKLRRTRGRPHAHAAAAPTDAAPDLRFFPQPLHTWKSTSVACTRTGASFALRDDDVFASGCARLRAVLDSRVMHRLAQLAATPAGAGGVRSAAEREKEKSAAGASGAKTQEPEEARRLPVTRPVVEDVELAKRNLSWLETASLACFVAQFGNYERVQVAAETAEILARAARGELGLEEAMTNLQTAVTLTSATGHILQVMPDGSIWQSNDAALWNALKRDYGDLFDSCAASEALDVPVFCEPGVASASLKSAWSSPASLVFFGCQEDFELQRRIFPDGRVLRLLISGRTELLFPDGTVASRNPTHTEFRQRLASTERPPARHLASLLGVFLAADLRSLDAESSPSPQRVAEVFANGRTDQGLPGHWLFTHPDGSRCGCFKPPREDETPQEGSRGPGGSFTPSQLPCERGLRSFEGGASAACLSELKLDAALARSAETQALGGDWRAYALPPVAQASYPGFHSSAQVVLNGDSAMRVECLPPKKGCSGWNEKRQRFVAHPDGTRVRVEEGTDRHALEIEKDAFCRFRISRCPVEADGEPRVQMGNSATACEPPAWRTKVFLQTAQGSAIAISCFVPGSVSELDASLRRATRVAVHSKEGWRIFSGAGDEIEIEWSDTACLSGLLPGDERDSGRTATATAKRKFSCSLRRKELVTATNAGIVYIVRSNGDLAVKGGATEGDEACTLAPPAPGFASPLYVSALAHANYSAEETGEAEPNAEASLLGGLRLFAVCCHTGEADEILSKLEVQRHLDACGLDQKSVTAPVRVLQHPFEGCRSFATFTAASSAAPSLPLSPLPVETAAGSSPFREPPATAEATFTVFRSFLEYPATTAENWRVFKARCLEYLQWEAIKAPHNLPFLVSPDVAELVRSTAESSGSIRVGRWQSLRAAKGSRSLDSAPSRVPRLSPSLLSVQALELQSLRCRAQTHSLRRTADAVAEALDDLRRDFVDTQLDCRRPTAEAGSDSLPIEDPDAGAAAGGPGESSEAALACTAQVASQSQSGTSDALPGRPADLLKQPPLHAADTFPVEPHEAAGERAIEAGESRIPPPWELPPRLRLHARLIRGEAKDDFDANASRRDETASGNAPDELGTEAQAVSRARSRGKPRREAAIDVQRALRSATPQRDADLPSASSRSSSGPVSPSRQAASRGGDTAFEATPAARSGLRTRAAGARGLRCTARHEGTDSEAAAAEGRVRAAAEGEGISEASERTRRSDRCERESQIYAAPPGAHAKAAQKGNTQRVPLNTKGKGDGDRRSSLYDVYGKPRRSDAFCFRNRFTTQVTVARKDRVASSDFVCNEKYQLIEAPVDRRLRTASLARKCRREGTANATTELLLDVFPRSLDFGRCVRAGEVSSRVVHVRNLDSDVCRFSVFLERDADDSGYEIRLLYTAGPVAPGLSLEIIAELVAFRPASISAAILVTHKAHILRIPVVAQAV comes from the exons atGGCGACAAAGCCTGCAGGGGGCGGTAGGGGAGTGCTGAAGAGCGCCCTGAGTGGCGGCAGAAATGACGCGAAAGGCGTGGCGCCAAGCGCCGTAGGGAAAgcgagcggcagaggcggaaagcCCAGCCGTGACGCGACCCGCAACCCGCTTCTTAGCGTCGCACTCGAACCGGAGGTAACGTGCCCTTGCCGAGTGCATCCACCGCGACTCCACAGCGCCACCCTCGTCGTTGTCCGCGACGAAGAGCCCAaaagcgcagacgcggctgtGCCCAGTAtagcggaagaagacgggcGAGAACAGAATGCGTGCGACATCAGCGCGCAGCTggccgccgctctcgagaAGCTGCACACCCCAGGAAGGGAGGCGAGCACTCAAAACGCAGCACCAAACGCAACTCAGAACGCATCTGCTGAAGAG ggtTCAGAGAACGCTCCAGGGTGTGCTggaagcggcagcgacgctgcggcagcctcg GAGGAAGACTTCGTGCGTTCGCTTGCGCAAGCGCGCGGGGACTACCTCGCGGCTGTGGAGCGTCGGGCGTTCAACGCGttgaagcgcgcggcgatggAGCGCGAGGACTCTCCGAGGCCGCCTCAGGTATCTCCGCGCCCACAGTcgttccgcgccgcctcggggGAAGACGGCGGGTCGCGGCTCAGGAGCCCTACGGCTGACTCGGCGAAAAAGCCACCCCTTGCCTCCTCTGTTTCCCTCCACGACCGCGATACGGGCGATGACGCTGCGGCTTCCCcagcaggaggcgccgacgaggcggcgcgggctgctgGTCGCGGAGGTGCCGCCGTAGAGCAGCTCGACGTCCTGTTTGTACTCTCAGGAATTCCATGGTCAGccgagctcctcgccgcgtgcgACAAACAGATCGAGCTCGACTGTGTAGTCTTTTTGACACGGGGGTCTGCCGAGAGGCTCCATGAGCGAACACGGGGGGGCCACGACCTGCCCGCGGAGCTCCGCCTCTTTTACAAGGCCATCAATCAAGCCCGACCCGAGGCCATGCTCGCCAACACAATCATGGAGACCATGACAAACGTAACCAA CGAGTTTCTGCAGACTCAGGGGTGGCCGCAGcttgcgcagcgcgcgctgcaggtcaTCCAGCATAAGGAGGCGTTTTCGCGGTTTCTCGTGACGACAAAGACGCTCGCCTTTTCCACGTTCGCCGTTGCCCCCGCTGCGCTGAAGAACTCCGGGACGCCTCAGGAGGCCGCCTCAGATAAAGTTCTGAACTCGAGCAACTTGGGGTCGGATCTCGACAGAGGCGGTCGCCGTGTGGGCGCCAAGCGCGAGGACGATGGCGCGGTCGCTGGgcacgaagacgagaagaaaaagggaaagaaaaaaaagcccgcaggaaaaaaagaagcagaagacgaccGCGACAAGAGCGCACCCGATCCCGGGGGCGCGCACTCCGCATTTGCCGACTGGGCCAAGGCGccgacgggcgcgcgcgagggagcccACAGCTGCAG ACCTCGAAGTCCAGTGCGTGGCTCGGATTTACCGTttctggcgcggcggctggctcTCCGCTGGGATTTGAACCTGCGGACACGGCTCAAGCTTTTGTCTACGTCGGGCGAGTCTGCGCGCGTCCCCAGGCTGTACGAcgtcctcttctcgcgcatCGCTCCGGAGCACCACGACGCGGCCCTtttccttcgctgcctgATGGAGCAGGTCGCTGAGAACGCCGACGC AGACCTGGCTCAGTCGcgctcctccagcgccgtcgtggcaggcgagaagccgcggcagcaggtTTCCTTAGATCCGTTATTCCC ACCGaccggcgcgggagaggatGCGACCGCCAGTGGAGCCCCAGCGCATTCGGTAGTCCCCTACCGCGACAGGCTCCGGAGGCGGCTCCACGGCCAGCGCGCGCAGTTTGCAGCGGATGAAAGCGAGACGCCTTTGACCGAGCTCGCGAGAGGCCTCTACGGgtcggcgcgcgtcctcgagaaccgcctgcctcctgaagcttccgcgctcgcggcgcccgatCCCAGACG AACTGCCTTGCGGTGCCGAATGTATCCTTTTTTTCCGGATCTCCCCCCGAAGCAAATCGACCACCTGTTCCTTCTCTCTGAGTTCGAGACGCTCCTCAAGTCGGtctcgccgacggcgcgttTGAGCGATTTCGCTGAATCGCGAGTCTTCTACGAGCGCCTGACAGCTGCGGACTTGGTGGACACGCTCTcacaggcgacgcagaacggCGCGACCTGCATCGCCAAACGCTACGTGCCGAGATCGGACTTGCTTCTTCTGGCTGTCTATCATCG agaggcgccgggCCTCGTCAGGTGGCGCGCGTGGGCTTCGcgcaccgcggcgccgaggctggATTTGAACAGCTTTTTGAGGCTCCTGCGAGCTGCCGAGTTTGAGCGAGACTCTtcaagcggcggcggggaggcaGAAAGCCTGCTGCCGGCGGTGCTTCTGGAGCTTGACAGCGAGCGCCATGGCAACATATGCGGACTCGAACAAACTGTAacgccgcacgcagacacGGTGATTTCCGGCGTGACCTTCTCCTCCGGGACCGCCACGCGCTTCCCCTTCCCAGACCtgaagcggctgcagcacgacgaagagaaggcgaagaaggaagctgAACAGAAACTCCGAAGAACCCGAGGAAGACCGC acgcgcacgcggctgccgcgcctacagacgcggcgccagaTCTGCGGTTCTTTCCCCAGCCACTGCACACGTGGAAGTCAACGAGTGTCGCCTGCACGCGTACGGGTGCCTCGTTCGCGCTgagagacgacgacgtgttcgccagcggctgcgcgcgcctgcgggcggtTCTTGACTCCAGGGTCATGcaccgcctcgcgcagctggctgcaaccccggcgggcgccggcg GGgtgcgcagcgcggccgagagagagaaggagaagagcgctgcgggcgcgagcggcgcgaagacgcaggagcctgaggaggcgaggaggctgccgGTCACGCGGCCTGTCGTCGAGGACGTTGAGTTAGCCAAGCGCAACCTTTCCTGGTTGGAGACAGCGTCGCTGGCGTGCTTCGTGGCTCAATTTGGCAATTACGAGAGAGTGCAAGTggcggcagagacggcggagatcctcgcgcgcgccgcgcgtggagagctgggcctcgaggaggcgatgACAAACCTCCAGACAGCCGTCACGCTCACGTCCGCCACGG GTCATATTCTGCAAGTCATGCCCGACGGCTCAATCTGGCAGAGCAACGACGCGGCCCTCTGGAATGCTCTCAAGCGCGACTACGG CGACTTGTTTGATTCCTGTGCCGCGTCTGAGGCGCTCGATGTGCCGGTCTTCTGCGAGCCcggcgtcgcgtctgcctcgctgaAAAGTGCTTGGAgttcgcccgcgtcgctggTATTCTTCGGCTGCCAAGAGGACTTTGAACTTCAGCGGCGCATCTTTCCAGACGGCCGcgtgcttcgcctcctcatCTCCGGCCGAACAGAACTCTTGTTCCCT gACGGCACCGTGGCGTCGCGCAATCCCACGCACACGGAGTTCCGACAGCGACTCGCCAGCACCGAGCGGCCCCCTGCGCGGCATTTGGCCTCGCTGCTTGGCGTCTTTTTGGCAGCGGACCTGCGCAGCCTGGATGCCGAAAGCAGTCCCAGCCCCCAGCGAGTCGCAGAGGTCTTCGCAAACG GGCGAACCGATCAGGGCCTCCCAGGGCACTGGCTTTTCACGCATCCGGACGGGTCGCGCTGCGGATGCTTCAAACCGCCCAGGGAGGACGAAACGCCGCAGGAGGGCTCTCGGGGCCCTGGCGGCAGCTTCACCCCTTCACAGCTTCCTTGCGAAAGAG GACTGCGGAGCTTCGAGGGCGGAGCTTCGGCCGCGTGCCTCTCGGAGTTGAAGCTCGatgcggctctcgcgcgctccgcggagacgcaggcgctcggcggcgactgGCGCGCGTACGCCTTGCCCCCAGTCGCGCAAGCCTCGTATCCCGGTTTCCACTCCAGCGCACAGGTTGTGTTAAACGGCGACTCCGCGATGCGCGTCGAGTGCCTCCCACCCAAGaaaggctgcagcggctggaaCGAAAAGCGACAG CGATTCGTGGCGCATCCCGACGGCACACGCGTGCGCGTGGAAGAAGGAACCGACAGGCACGCGCTGGAGATTGAGAAAGATGCGTTTTGTCGCTTCCGCATCTCCCGATGTCCCGTGGAGGCAGatggcgagccgcgcgtccAGATGGGCAACTCAGCAACGGCATGCGAGCCCCCTGCGTGGCGAACAAAAGTCTTCCTGCAGACTGCTCAAGGCTCCGCGATTGCCATCTCGTGCTTCGTGCCAGG GAGCGTGTCCGAGCTCGACGCgagtctgcggcgagcgacacGGGTCGCTGTCCACAGCAAAGAAGGCTGGCGAAtcttcagcggcgccggcgatgAG ATCGAAATCGAATGGTCAGACACTGCCTGCCTCAGCGGGCTTCTGCCCGGCGACG AGAGGGACAGCGGCCgaacagcgacggcgacagcgaaaaGGAAGTTCTCGTGCTCTCTTCGCCGGAAGGAACTCGTCACCGCGACCAACGCAGGAATAGTTTACATCGTCCG GTCGAATGGAGATCTAGCGGTGaaaggcggcgcgacggagggcgacgaggcctgTACACTtgcgccgccagcccccggcttcgcctccccTCTGTACGTCTCCGCCTTGGCTCACGCGAACTATAGCGCTGAAGAAACCGGCGAAGCAGAACCcaacgcggaggcgtcgcttctcggcggcctgcgtctcttcgccgtctgttGCCACActggcgaggcagacgagatCCTCAGCAAATT AGAGGTTCAGCGCCACCTCGACGCATGCGGACTGGACCAGAAGAGCGTCACCGCGCCTGTGCGAGTTCTGCAGCATCCGTTTgaaggctgccgcagctttGCCACCTTCACGGCCGCTTCGtcagctgcgccttcgcttccgcttTCGCCGCTGCCCGTGGAGACC GCGGCGGGCTCGAGCCCCTTTCGAGaaccgccggcgacggcggaagccACTTTCACAGTCTTCCG GAGCTTTCTGGAGTATCCGGCTACGACCGCTGAGAACTGGCGGGTTTTCAAAGCGCGCTGTCTCGAATATCTTCAATGGGAAGCGATCAAGGCGCCGCACAACCTGCCCTTTCTCGTTTCGCCCGACGTCGCGGAGCTCGTCCGCTCCACCGCAG AGAGCAGCGGAAGCATTCGTGTCGGGAGATGGCAAAGCCTGCGAGCGGCGAAAGGGTCGCGGAGCCTTGACAGCGCGCCGTCTCGagtgcctcgtctctctccctccctcttgAGCGTACAGGCCCTCGAGCTCCAGTCGTTGCGTTGCCGCGCGCAAACGCACTCCCTCAG ACGCACGGCGGACGCGGTGGCGGAAGCTCTGGACGACCTGAGGAGGGACTTTGTGGACACGCAGTTGGACTGCCGGCGcccgacggcggaggcgggctcGGATTCCTTGCCCATTGAAGATC ctgacgcaggcgctgcggcgggcgggcctggagaaagcagcgaggcggctcTCGCGTGCACGGCTCAGGTCGCCTCGCAGAGCCAATCGGGAACGTCAGATGCCCTTCCAGGGCGACCTGCAGATCTGCTCAAGCAGCCACCTCTCCACGCGGCAGACACCTTCCCCGTGGAGCCGCATGaggccgcgggagagagagcgatcGAAGCTGGCGAGTCCCGGATTCCGCCGCCTTGGGAGCTGCccccgcggcttcgcctgcatgcgcgcttgatccgaggagaggcgaaagaCGACTTTGACGCGAAtgcgagccgcagagacgagacTG CTTCAGGAAATGCCCCTGACGAGCTGgggacggaggcgcaggccgtcTCGCGTgcccgaagccgcggaaagccgcggcgagaagctgcGATCGACGTTCAGCGGGCTCTCcgctccgcgacgcctcagCGTGACGCGGACCTCCCCAGCGCCTCGAGCCGTTCCTCTTCAGGGCCCGTCTCTCCTTCACGGcaggcagcctcgcgcggcggagatACAGCCTtcgaggcgacgccagccgcgcgcagcggcctgcgaacgcgagcggctggcgcccgcggactGCGATGCACGGCGAGGCACGAAGGGAcagacagcgaggccgccgccgcggagggacgggtgcgcgccgcagcagagggggaggggaTCAGCGAGGCAAGCGAAAGAACCCGGCGGAGTGACCGATGCGAGCGGGAGTCTCAAATTTACGCGGCGCCCCccggcgcgcatgcgaagGCCGCCCAGAAGGGAAACACCCAGCGGGTGCCGCTCAATACCAAGGGGAAAGGGGACGGGGACAGGAGGTCTTCGCTGTACGACGTGTATGGAAAGCCGCGACGGAGCGACGCATTTTGCTTTCGAAACCGGTTCACCACGCAGGTGACTGTGGCGCGGAAAGACAGGGTAGCCTCAAGCGACTTTGTGTGCAACGAAAAATACCAATTAATCGAGGCGCCGGTGGACAGGAGACTGAGAACCGCTTCTCTGGCGCGCAAATGCCGACGCGAGGGGACAGCC AATGCTACAACGGAACTTCTTTTGGACGTGTTCCCGCGGAGTCTGGACTTCGGGAGATGCgtccgcgcgggcgaggtcTCCAGCCGTGTCGTTCACGTGAGAAATCTCGACTCAGACGTTTGCCGGTTCTCCGTTTTTctcgagcgagacgccgacgactcTGGCTACGAGATCCGCCTGCTCTACACGGCAGGCCCG GTTGCCCCCGGCCTCAGTCTGGAGATCATCGCGGAGTTGGTCGCGTTCCGCCCGGCAAGTATTTCCGCGGCTATCCTCGTCACTCACAAAGCGCACATTCTTCGAATCCCTGTAGTCGCGCAGGCTGTCTAA
- a CDS encoding hypothetical protein (encoded by transcript BESB_020660): protein MAPTAATEARESFSDACVKISSSRKAGLRASQAAKGTADRTVARKDRRQRSVFAEREARVKRENVRPSTRVELRTLERRRRAKSARQESV, encoded by the coding sequence ATGGCGCCTACGGCCGCCACGGAGGCTCGCGAGTCATTTTCAGATGCGTGTGTCAAGATTTCGAGTTCGAGGAAGGCTGGGCTGCGAGCCTCCCAAGCAGCCAAGGGAACGGCAGATCGCACTGTAGCCAGGAAAGAtcgcaggcagcggagcgTTTTCGCTGAGCGGGAGGCACGTGTAAAGAGAGAGAACGTCAGGCCATCGACTCGTGTAGAACTCAGAACGCtcgagcgcaggcgaagagccAAGTCAGCCAGGCAGGAATCTGTGTAG
- a CDS encoding putative cyclophilin (encoded by transcript BESB_020670), producing MSITIKTNLGDLKAELYCQQAPKTCKNFLALCASEYYNGTRFHRNIKGFAIQGGDPTGTGKGGESIYGGLFEDEFVSTLKHDRRGILSMANQGKPNTNGSQFFITYSRQPHLNGVYTVFGRLIDGLDTLEKMEKEPVGRKNRPENDIVVEQVIIHANPIAESEQL from the exons ATGTCCATCACCATCAAAACGAACCTGGGTGACCTGAAGGCGGAGCTGTACTGCCAGCAGGCTCCCAAGACGTGCAAG AATtttctcgcgctctgcgcctctgagTATTACAATGGCACGCGATTCCATAG AAACATCAAAGGCTTCGCCATCCAAGGCGGCGATCCGACGGGGACCGGCAAGGGAGGGGAGAGCATTTATGGAGGCTTGTTCGAGGACGAGTTTGTGTCGACTTTGAAG CACGATCGGCGCGGCATTCTCTCGATGGCGAATCAAGGCAAGCCGAACACGAACGGATCCCAGTTCTTCATCACTTACTCGCGTCAGCCTCACTTGAATGGCGTCTACACTGTTTTTGGCCGGCTCATCGACGGTCTCGACACTCTCGAAAAAATGGAAAAAGAGCCCGTCGGCCGGAAGAATCGTCCCGAAAATGATATCGTTGTGGAGCAAGTCATTATTCACGCCAACCCAATCGCTGAATCGGAGCAGCTGTGA
- a CDS encoding hypothetical protein (encoded by transcript BESB_020680), translating into MRVGFFKRSTDDRWHGLRQESDAAEGDADGREESKGRGYTVRGRENDTNLFVSPVAVVQYSKSRREVMEARAITLRELAARISPIVTQLRQLRHPWNQVFPVVSGDAGGSDCELGDAVKRAMRNPPVRPSKPSGEPVPLHGGRSSAPSKKSVSGVVHAPTKEGRPSQPHLLQMASSLPKVESKAAHASRSSAASYLVTVDRGNQDGSHRDEERGRNSTSPQANRLVDDRQPGNEHRIVGGHGTKRAAKHGQSTSGSRTEEARTRERGIGAVRRRKKRQQQDLSVGVPKEVSEIPGLDPHGNSYRKAAASIIAPAQFSLEASLRTARDALKMPESKEVSLAALHESGETVNEDDWILRPIGDTMCETFETKRTKHAFNTHGKRVMKPCGFGHYFAVTRQVMAKGVCLLKVNRKVFIQMCDISESKFKKAMLESHAEKRALVGVPPLAWKRRSPDTCYST; encoded by the exons ATGAGAGTAGGGTTTTTCAAACGTAGCACTGACGACAGGTGGCACGGCCTTAGGCAGGAAAGTGACGCAGCCGAGGGGGACGCCGACGGGCGTGAAGAGTCTAAGGGGCGCGGATACACTGTACGTGGAAGGGAGAACGATACCAAC CTATTCGTATCTCCAGTTGCTGTCGTCCAGTACTCTAAAAGTCGTCGCGAGGTCATGGAAG CTCGAGCGATCACGTTGAGAGAGTTAGCTGCCCGGATCAGTCCCATTGTCACACAACTCCGTCAGCTTCGCCACCCTTGGAATCAAGTTTTTCCGGTGGTTTCTGGGGATGCCGGTGGATCTGACTGTGAGCTCGGCGATGCCGTGAAGCGGGCGATGAGAAACCCCCCCGTCCGTCCCTCCAAACCCTCTGGCGAGCCGGTGCCGCTGCACGGAGGCAGAAGCAGTGCGCCTTCGAAGAAAAGTGTCTCTGGTGTAGTTCACGCCCCTACGAAAGAAGGGCGCCCATCACAGCCGCATCTACTGCAAATGGCTTCTTCATTGCCGAAGGTGGAATCCAAAGCCGCGCATGCCTCGCGATCATCCGCGGCCAGCTACTTGGTGACGGTCGACAGAGGTAACCAGGACGGGAGTCATAGAGATGAGGAGCGCGGCCGAAACTCTACGTCGCCACAGGCAAACAGGCTTGTAGACGATCGACAGCCTGGCAATGAACATCGGATTGTAGGAGGGCATGGGACAAAGCGTGCCGCGAAGCATGGGCAGTCCACTAGCGGTTCACGGACGGAGGAAGCCCGAACGAGGGAAAGAGGGATCGGTgccgtgcggcggcggaaaaagCGCCAGCAACAGGACCTTTCTGTTGGAGTGCCGAAAGAAGTCAGCGAGATTCCTGGACTCGACCCGCATGGCAACAGCTACAGAAAAGCTGCTGCAAGCATAATTGCACCTGCACAGTTCTCTCTCGAAG CGTCGCTCCGAACTGCGCGTGATGCGCTCAAGATGCCTGAGTCTAAGGAAGTatctctcgctgcgcttcaTGAAAGTGGCGAGACGGTCAATGAAGATGACTGGATACTAA GACCCATTGGAGACACCATGTGCGAAACGTTTGAGACCAAACGGACAAAGCACGCATTCAACACGCACGGGAAGCGTGTAATGAAACCTTGTGGGTTTGGGCATTATTTCGCGGTCACCCGCCAAGTGATGGCCAAAGGCGTATGCCTTCTGAAAGTCAATCGGAAAGTCTTTATCCAAATGTGTGACA TATCAGAATCAAAGTTTAAGAAAG CTATGCTAGAATCTCACGCGGAGAAACGTGCACTCGTGGGCGTCCCTCCACTGGCATGGAAGAGGAGATCGCCCGACACATGCTACAGCACCTGA